The Rhododendron vialii isolate Sample 1 chromosome 5a, ASM3025357v1 genome contains a region encoding:
- the LOC131325473 gene encoding uncharacterized protein LOC131325473 yields the protein MEMEPTPPMMAKKLWNTVRILFYMMRKGVSKSKLMMFDLPLLLKQGKIAGKALGKYLTVHHNYAAALSCRSSDASLAFVSPREYEFSCSNSPVYPSYYSRRKHHHGHHHHRGDSYYYGRHDEDVRVIQKVFEILNHEIPEASPLYLPGFGKSPVVRQLRITDSPFPVKETEEDRHDIGQVDKAAEEFIKKFYKELKHQKKMASPSPYHIWAS from the coding sequence atggaGATGGAGCCAACACCACCAATGATGGCCAAGAAACTGTGGAACACAGTAAGAATCCTCTTCTACATGATGAGAAAAGGCGTATCAAAGAGCAAGCTAATGATGTTTGATCTCCCTCTTCTCCTGAAACAAGGGAAAATAGCCGGGAAGGCCCTGGGCAAGTACCTCACCGTCCACCACAACTACGCCGCCGCCCTGAGCTGCCGCTCGAGCGACGCCTCCCTCGCCTTCGTCTCCCCCCGAGAGTACGAGTTCAGCTGCAGCAACAGCCCGGTTTATCCCTCGTACTACTCCCGCCGCAAACACCACCacggccaccaccaccatcgcgGCGATAGCTACTACTACGGCCGCCACGACGAGGACGTCAGGGTCATTCAGAAGGTGTTTGAGATCTTGAATCACGAGATCCCCGAGGCGTCGCCGCTTTACCTGCCGGGGTTCGGGAAGAGTCCGGTGGTGAGGCAGCTGAGGATAACAGATTCGCCGTTCCCGGTGAAGGAGACGGAGGAGGACCGCCATGATATCGGTCAGGTGGACAAGGCGGCGGAGGAGTTCATCAAGAAGTTTTATAAAGAGTTGAAGCACCAGAAGAAGATGGCTTCTCCATCACCTTATCACATATGGGCTAGTTAA
- the LOC131325476 gene encoding uncharacterized protein LOC131325476 has product MNYQSASRNHRTKGFKAKQALKSAMFLALCIWLLYQCKNSHGTTTDKRIKVHIKLGEEHSAMILGRLGNEARYSSGSDSNSKDVDSMGEKSGEEETYIKEKEHNRKSITSDEEKQDRKDTESKNEKPESNEENNPGIALRLNKDLNHGDQRLRVNEERDLNEQQNVEEGLSWTLILQKDEPYKENIEDKDRIEETGNGEIEDGFHRFQDENGVPEDVDHIIESMPSESSADKKSYLLQESRNRSIDSMPRGGGREIMSRTSDSMPRGGGRKMMSRTSDNMP; this is encoded by the coding sequence ATGAATTACCAGTCTGCTTCCAGAAACCACAGAACCAAAGGGTTCAAGGCTAAGCAAGCCTTAAAGTCTGCAATGTTTTTGGCTCTCTGCATCTGGTTGCTGTACCAGTGCAAGAACTCACACGGCACAACAACGGACAAACGCATAAAAGTACATATAAAACTCGGTGAGGAACACAGTGCTATGATTCTGGGACGCCTAGGAAATGAGGCACGGTATAGCAGTGGAAGTGATTCCAACTCAAAAGATGTTGACTCTATGGGAGAGAAATCTGGTGAAGAAGAAACTTACATCAAGGAAAAAGAACACAATCGCAAAAGCATTACCAGTGACGAAGAGAAACAAGATCGGAAGGATACCGAAAGCAAAAATGAGAAGCCAGAAAGTAATGAAGAGAACAATCCTGGTATAGCATTGAGGCTAAATAAGGATTTGAACCATGGAGACCAAAGATTGAGGGTTAATGAGGAAAGAGACTTGAATGAACAACAGAATGTTGAAGAAGGGCTAAGTTGGACGTTGATACTGCAGAAAGACGAACCATATAAAGAGAATATTGAAGATAAAGACCGTATTGAGGAAACAGGCAACGGTGAAATAGAAGATGGGTTCCATAGATTTCAGGATGAGAATGGGGTTCCGGAAGATGTTGATCATATTATAGAGTCTATGCCAAGTGAATCAAGTGCTGATAAGAAAAGCTATCTACttcaagaaagtagaaatagATCCATTGACAGCATGCCccgaggaggaggaagggaaATCATGTCTAGAACCAGTGACAGCATGCcccgaggaggaggaaggaaAATGATGTCTAGAACCAGTGACAACATGccctga
- the LOC131325474 gene encoding pentatricopeptide repeat-containing protein At1g77170, mitochondrial, translating into MTSSPRLIMLKFPKFQETKHLPISHHLNHTLSPNLTPQETNNPSPDFTQDPAKLIATHLSNCTNLSALTQIHAHIIRTHMLELYPLPIHWNHIMRSYTRLELPSKALFLFITMSKAGVLIDCYTLPIVLKALTRVSDVKLGLQVHSVAIKHGLGAHEFCESGFINFYSKRGEFENASKVFEENPERKLGSWNAVIGGLSQGGHAKEAITMFMELKKSGLRPNEVTMVTVTSACASLGDLNLALQLHKCVFQARSFEKPDIVMLNSLLDVYGKCGRMDLANRVFSRMKQRNVSSWTSMIVGYAMHGHVIKALDCFRCMRKDGVRPNSVTFVGVLSACVHGGMVQDGKRYFRMMESEYGIMPKLRHYGCMVDLLGRAGLLEEAREMVEGMPMEANVVIWGCLMGACEKYGNVKMGEWVCKHFLELEPWNDGVYVVLSNIYASKGLWEEAGRVRSIMKERRLAKVPAYSLASNSSHESTSFNVL; encoded by the coding sequence ATGACCTCATCTCCTCGTCTCATCATGCTCAAATTCCCAAAATTCCAAGAAACCAAacacctccccatttctcaccaTCTCAACCACACtctctcaccaaatctcacacCTCAAGAGACGAACAATCCATCACCTGATTTTACCCAAGACCCAGCAAAACTCATAGCTACCCACTTGTCAAATTGCACGAATTTATCAGCATTGACTCAAATACACGCCCATATAATCCGAACCCACATGCTAGAACTCTATCCTCTTCCGATTCACTGGAACCACATTATGAGATCCTATACGAGGCTAGAGTTGCCTTCAAAAGCACTGTTTTTGTTCATTACCATGTCGAAAGCCGGCGTATTAATAGATTGTTACACACTACCCATTGTGTTAAAGGCTCTGACCCGAGTTTCCGATGTGAAATTGGGTTTGCAGGTTCATTCTGTTGCTATAAAGCACGGTCTTGGGGCACATGAGTTTTGTGAGAGTGGgtttatcaatttttattcgaAAAGAGGGGAATTTGAGAATGCGAGTAAGGTGTTTGAGGAAAATCCTGAAAGAAAGTTGGGTTCCTGGAATGCTGTGATAGGAGGGTTGTCACAAGGTGGTCACGCCAAGGAGGCGATTACCATGTTTATGGAGCTCAAGAAAAGTGGACTTAGACCGAATGAGGTCACGATGGTTACGGTTACTTCAGCTTGTGCAAGCCTAGGAGACTTGAATTTAGCTCTTCAGTTACATAAATGTGTGTTCCAAGCAAGGAGCTTTGAAAAACCCGATATTGTGATGTTGAATTCACTTCTAGACGTGTATGGTAAATGTGGTCGGATGGATTTGGCGAATAGGGTGTTTTCAAGGATGAAACAACGAAATGTTTCCTCGTGGACATCCATGATTGTGGGTTACGCAATGCATGGTCACGTGATCAAGGCGCTTGATTGCTTTCGTTGTATGAGAAAAGACGGAGTGAGGCCCAACAGTGTGACTTTTGTCGGGGTCCTGAGTGCGTGTGTGCATGGCGGGATGGTGCAAGATGGAAAGCGTTATTTCAGGATGATGGAGAGTGAATACGGAATCATGCCCAAGTTGCGTCATTACGGGTGCATGGTGGATTTGCTTGGTCGAGCGGGGTTGCTTGAGGAGGCCAGAGAGATGGTGGAGGGTATGCCAATGGAAGCAAATGTTGTGATTTGGGGGTGTTTGATGGGTGCCTGTGAGAAATATGGCAATGTCAAAATGGGTGAGTGGGTGTGTAAGCATTTTCTAGAACTAGAACCTTGGAATGATGGGGTGTATGTGGTTCTGTCCAATATATATGCCAGTAAAGGTTTGTGGGAAGAGGCTGGGAGGGTGAGAAGCATTATGAAGGAAAGAAGACTTGCTAAGGTTCCTGCATATAGCTTGGCTTCAAATTCTTCACATGAATCTACAAGTTTTAATGTGTTGTga
- the LOC131325477 gene encoding protein phosphatase 1 regulatory inhibitor subunit PPP1R7 homolog isoform X2, whose amino-acid sequence MEDPAKLPPQPNNHTTTVVDDDDESSATVLDLTSFQLHDLESVDLPPSLTELDLTANRLSALDPRIEHLSHLKKLSLRQNLLDDAGVQPISHWDEISGLKELVLRDNRLTKIPDLSIFRRLLVFDVSFNEISLLNGLSTVSNMLKELYVSKNEVSKIEEIDHFHELQILELGSNRLRVMENLQNLTILQELWLGRNRIRAINLCGLKCIKKISLQSNRLTSIAGLEECVALEELYLSHNGIAKMEGLSALVNLRVLDVSSNKLTAVNDIENLPQLEDLWLNDNQITSLEGIAEAVSGSRDKLTTIYLERNPCASTPNYVTILRQVFPNIQQIDSAVFS is encoded by the exons ATGGAAGACCCAGCCAAACTACCACCCCAACCCAACAACCACACAACCACCGTCgtcgacgacgacgacgagtcATCCGCCACGGTCCTCGATCTCACCAGCTTCCAGCTCCACGACCTCGAATCGGTCGACCTCCCCCCGAGTCTCACCGAGTTAGACCTTACCGCCAATCGACTCTCCGCGTTAGACCCCAGGATTGAGCACCTCTCCCACCTCAAGAAGCTCTCTCTGCGCCAGAACCTCCTGGACGACGCCGGCGTCCAGCCCATTTCTCACTGGGACGAAATCTCGGGCCTCAAG GAGCTAGTGCTCAGGGATAATAGGCTCACAAAGATTCCTGATCTTAGCATATTCAGAAGGCTTTTGGTGTTTGATGTGTCTTTCAATGAGATTTCATTGTTGAATGGATTGTCAACGGTCTCCAACATGCTGAAGGAACTCTATgtatcaaaaaatgaagtttctAAGATAGAGGAGATTGATCACTTTCATGAACTACAAATTCTTGAACTGGGCTCAAATAGACTTCGG GTAAtggaaaatttacaaaatttaacaattttacAAGAGCTATGGTTGGGTCGGAATCGTATCAGAGCCATTAACCTATGTGGCCTCAAATGCATTAAGAAGATTAGCTTGCAAAGCAATCGCTTGACGTCTATAGCAGGATTGGAG GAATGTGTTGCTCTTGAAGAACTTTACTTGAGCCATAATGGTATTGCTAAAATGGAAGGCCTGTCAGCCTTGGTAAATCTTCGGGTCCTGGATGTGTCATCCAATAAGCTAACAGCAGTTAACGACATTGAGAACCTGCCACA ACTGGAGGATCTATGGCTTAATGACAACCAAATAACATCACTAGAAGGTATTGCCGAGGCAGTTTCTGGTTCAAGAGACAAGCTCACCACCATTTACCTTGAGCGTAATCCATGT GCAAGTACTCCAAACTATGTGACCATTTTGAGACAAGTCTTTCCCAACATTCAACAAATTGACTCTGCAGTATTTTCTTAG
- the LOC131325477 gene encoding protein phosphatase 1 regulatory inhibitor subunit PPP1R7 homolog isoform X1 yields the protein MEDPAKLPPQPNNHTTTVVDDDDESSATVLDLTSFQLHDLESVDLPPSLTELDLTANRLSALDPRIEHLSHLKKLSLRQNLLDDAGVQPISHWDEISGLKELVLRDNRLTKIPDLSIFRRLLVFDVSFNEISLLNGLSTVSNMLKELYVSKNEVSKIEEIDHFHELQILELGSNRLRVMENLQNLTILQELWLGRNRIRAINLCGLKCIKKISLQSNRLTSIAGLEECVALEELYLSHNGIAKMEGLSALVNLRVLDVSSNKLTAVNDIENLPQLEDLWLNDNQITSLEGIAEAVSGSRDKLTTIYLERNPCVRLFLSLWVLKTTLPAYKPCCFQLFAASYVAFLWVRGSDLDFHAGLKLSSLFFPCV from the exons ATGGAAGACCCAGCCAAACTACCACCCCAACCCAACAACCACACAACCACCGTCgtcgacgacgacgacgagtcATCCGCCACGGTCCTCGATCTCACCAGCTTCCAGCTCCACGACCTCGAATCGGTCGACCTCCCCCCGAGTCTCACCGAGTTAGACCTTACCGCCAATCGACTCTCCGCGTTAGACCCCAGGATTGAGCACCTCTCCCACCTCAAGAAGCTCTCTCTGCGCCAGAACCTCCTGGACGACGCCGGCGTCCAGCCCATTTCTCACTGGGACGAAATCTCGGGCCTCAAG GAGCTAGTGCTCAGGGATAATAGGCTCACAAAGATTCCTGATCTTAGCATATTCAGAAGGCTTTTGGTGTTTGATGTGTCTTTCAATGAGATTTCATTGTTGAATGGATTGTCAACGGTCTCCAACATGCTGAAGGAACTCTATgtatcaaaaaatgaagtttctAAGATAGAGGAGATTGATCACTTTCATGAACTACAAATTCTTGAACTGGGCTCAAATAGACTTCGG GTAAtggaaaatttacaaaatttaacaattttacAAGAGCTATGGTTGGGTCGGAATCGTATCAGAGCCATTAACCTATGTGGCCTCAAATGCATTAAGAAGATTAGCTTGCAAAGCAATCGCTTGACGTCTATAGCAGGATTGGAG GAATGTGTTGCTCTTGAAGAACTTTACTTGAGCCATAATGGTATTGCTAAAATGGAAGGCCTGTCAGCCTTGGTAAATCTTCGGGTCCTGGATGTGTCATCCAATAAGCTAACAGCAGTTAACGACATTGAGAACCTGCCACA ACTGGAGGATCTATGGCTTAATGACAACCAAATAACATCACTAGAAGGTATTGCCGAGGCAGTTTCTGGTTCAAGAGACAAGCTCACCACCATTTACCTTGAGCGTAATCCATGTGTACGTCTATTTCTTAGTCTATGGGTCTTAAAAACTACATTACCTGCATATAAACCTTGTTGCTTTCAACTATTTGCTGCTTCTTATGTGGCTTTCCTTTGGGTGAGAGGCTCTGATTTGGACTTTCATGCTGGCCTGAAATTGTCAagccttttttttccttgcgtgTGA
- the LOC131325480 gene encoding uncharacterized protein LOC131325480 has protein sequence MHHLFSKLYNMPSARYVDRFQGLNLGCQCFLYKDMKCYQHLTAATTIYKPIAAAAVFYGICSATALNAVLYPLLWFCVLWNLICYGCGLAVTAALVARNLLHLNLLAVVASESC, from the exons ATgcaccatttgttttccaagctGTACAATATGCCATCTGCAAGGTATGTTGACAGGTTTCAGGGACTAAATCTTGGATGCCAGTGCTTTTTGTATAAAGATATGAAGTGTTATCAACACTTGACTGCTGCTACTACTATTTACAAA CCgatagctgctgctgctgtgttCTATGGAATCTGCTCTGCTACGGCTTTGAATGCAGTCCTGTACCCTCTGCTTTGGTTCTGTGTTCTATGGAATCTGATATGCTATGGTTGTGGTTTAGCTGTGACTGCTGCTTTAGTTGCACGCAATCTGTTGCATCTCAATCTGTTGGCCGTCGTGGCATCAGAAAGTTGCTGA
- the LOC131325479 gene encoding SNW/SKI-interacting protein A produces MAALKELLPPAKSSAATHYDHSNDPWFKQRYTAAEAERSIIIKSNPVPPYKNRNGFRPNKPEDFGDGGAFPEIHFAQYPLGMGRKTSAKPGQKTLPVTVDEHGNVTFDAIVKQNENASKIVYSQHRDLVPKILKDAMEEGEEDEEEEEVQKEIEETMMQTKAELEKIVNMRLSAAQPKNVPTQSNDSKFIKYKPSQQSAAFNSGAKERIIRMVEMPVDPLEPPKFKHKRVPKASGSPPVPVMHSPPRPVTVKDQQDWKIPPCISNWKNPKGYTIPLDKRLAADGRGLQEVQINDNFAKLSEALYVAEQKAREAVAMRSKVQKEMMMKEKERKEQELRALAQKARSERTGAAPPPAAVPLPSDRRMLDDADMMGDHERVKEKDIPKETKEERKQRLEREKIREERQRERERERRLEAKDAAVGKKSKITRDRDRDISEKVALGMASTGQGRGGEVTYDQRLFNQEKGMDSGFATDDQYNVYDKGLFAAQPTLSTLYRPKKDADDEMYGGADEQLDKIMKTERFKPDKAFAGTSEKTGPRDRPVEFEKDVEEADPFGLDQFLTEVKKGKKALDKVGSGGTMKASAGGSMRDGYEGSSRGRIAFERGR; encoded by the coding sequence ATGGCTGCTCTAAAGGAGCTTCTCCCGCCTGCCAAATCATCCGCTGCAACCCACTACGATCACTCAAACGACCCATGGTTCAAGCAAAGGTACACCGCGGCCGAGGCCGAGCGATCCATTATAATCAAATCGAACCCGGTCCCTCCATATAAGAATCGAAACGGTTTTCGGCCCAATAAGCCTGAAGATTTCGGAGATGGCGGTGCGTTCCCCGAGATCCATTTTGCGCAGTACCCACTTGGTATGGGCAGGAAAACTAGTGCTAAACCTGGGCAGAAGACTTTGCCTGTTACTGTTGATGAACATGGGAATGTCACCTTTGATGCTATTGTCAAGCAAAATGAGAACGCGTCGAAGATTGTGTATTCGCAGCATAGGGACCTTGTGCCTAAGATATTGAAAGACGCAAtggaggagggagaagaggatgaggaggaggaggaggtgcaGAAGGAGATCGAGGAGACTATGATGCAGACGAAAGCAGAGCTTGAGAAGATTGTGAATATGAGGTTGAGTGCGGCTCAGCCAAAAAACGTGCCAACCCAGTCTAACGATTCgaagtttattaagtataagCCGTCACAGCAATCTGCTGCGTTTAATTCGGGTGCAAAGGAGAGGATTATTAGGATGGTTGAGATGCCTGTGGACCCGTTGGAGCCGCCTAAGTTTAAGCACAAGAGGGTTCCGAAAGCCTCTGGTTCTCCACCAGTGCCGGTTATGCACTCACCGCCTCGTCCTGTTACTGTTAAGGACCAGCAGGATTGGAAAATTCCGCCCTGTATTTCGAATTGGAAGAACCCGAAAGGGTATACGATCCCACTTGATAAAAGACTGGCTGCTGATGGTAGGGGGCTTCAGGAGGTTCAGATTAATGATAATTTTGCAAAGTTGTCTGAGGCGTTGTATGTTGCCGAACAGAAGGCTAGGGAGGCTGTGGCAATGAGGTCAAAGGTTCAGAAGGAGATGATGATGAAGGAGAAGGAGCGGAAAGAGCAGGAATTGCGGGCTTTAGCTCAGAAGGCACGTTCTGAGAGGACAGGGGCGGCACCACCACCTGCTGCTGTTCCGTTGCCTTCTGACAGGAGGATGTTAGATGATGCTGATATGATGGGGGATCATGAACGTGTTAAAGAGAAGGATATTCCAAAGGAGACAAAGGAGGAGAGAAAACAGCGGTTGGAGAGGGAGAAAATAAGGGAggagaggcagagagagagggagagggagaggagattGGAGGCCAAAGATGCAGCTGTGGGGAAGAAGAGTAAGATTACTAGAGATAGAGACCGTGATATCAGTGAGAAGGTTGCTCTTGGGATGGCTTCTACTGGTCAAGGAAGAGGAGGCGAGGTTACGTACGACCAGAGATTGTTTAACCAAGAGAAGGGGATGGATTCAGGGTTTGCTACCGATGACCAGTATAATGTATACGATAAGGGTCTGTTCGCTGCTCAGCCTACTCTTTCAACCCTTTACAGGCCCAAAAAAGATGCAGATGATGAGATGTATGGAGGTGCAGATGAGCAACTGGACAAGATTATGAAGACTGAACGATTTAAACCTGATAAGGCGTTCGCTGGCACTTCTGAAAAGACTGGTCCTAGAGACAGGCCTGTTGAGTTTGAGAAAGATGTGGAAGAAGCTGATCCATTTGGTTTGGACCAGTTCTTGACAGAGGTGAAGAAGGGTAAGAAGGCCCTGGATAAAGTTGGCAGCGGAGGGACTATGAAAGCGAGTGCTGGGGGATCTATGCGAGATGGGTATGAAGGGTCTAGTCGTGGTCGAATTGCTTTTGAAAGGGGGCGTTAA